A portion of the Scylla paramamosain isolate STU-SP2022 unplaced genomic scaffold, ASM3559412v1 Contig13, whole genome shotgun sequence genome contains these proteins:
- the LOC135097162 gene encoding general transcription factor II-I repeat domain-containing protein 2A-like, which yields MHESIRAFEVKLKLFERQLAANNAAHFPTLKSLQSTPEFRGIISREKYCNMISKLLNEFGERFADLKNLESDFSIFRNPFAANPDETPEDIQLELIDLQCDSALKEKFSSVDIGTFYQYVGPRYPRIKCLASKIMSMFGSTYVCEQLFSLMNLNKSGLRSRLTNEHLNSTLKVAIAQSLAPNIDELVQTKRCQVSGSSTTRN from the coding sequence ATGCATGAGTCCATTCGTGCTTTTGAGGTGAAGCTCAAACTTTTTGAACGTCAACTAGCAGCGAATAATGCTGCACACTTTCCTACACTGAAATCATTGCAAAGCACACCTGAGTTTCGTGGAATTATCAGCAGAGAAAAGTACTGCAACATGATTTCCAAGTTACTGAACGAATTTGGAGAAAGATTTGCAGACTTAAAGAACCTTGAGAGTGATTTCTCGATCTTTCGAAATCCTTTCGCTGCAAATCCTGATGAGACACCAGAGGATATTCAGTTAGAACTAATTGATCTTCAGTGCGATTCTGCGTTGAAGGAAAAGTTCTCAAGTGTTGATATTGGTACATTCTATCAATATGTTGGGCCAAGATATCCTCGAATCAAATGTTTGGCATCAAAGATTATGTCAATGTTCGGCAGTACCTATGTCTGTGAGCAACTCTTCTCACTGATGAACTTGAACAAGTCTGGACTCAGGTCTCGGCTCACTAATGAACACCTCAACTCAACACTGAAAGTAGCCATTGCTCAGTCTCTGGCGCCAAACATAGACGAACTTGTACAGACCAAGAGGTGCCAAGTTTCTGGGAGCAGCACGACCAGGAATTAA